In Phreatobacter stygius, a genomic segment contains:
- a CDS encoding LysR family transcriptional regulator: protein MDSLGSLNAFVQAAETRSFTAAGRQLGISSSAVGKAVARLEQRLGVRLFHRSTRTITLTPEGACFLDRCRRIVLEIEAAELELAQTQGAPRGRLRVSLPLASMLMMPALSAFMRAYPEIELDLDFTDRLVDVIDEGFDAVVRAGEVSDLRLMTRALGTFRLKLVGSPGYFASRGVPRKPDDLRSHACLLHRYPTTGKFERWPLRRGAKDIEIDLPTTAVVNTIEPLIAMAEQGLGIACLPDFAIRRQLDDGTLVTVLDDCLHHAGTFRMLWPSSRYLSPKLRVFVDFMAQNLFTG from the coding sequence ATGGACAGCCTCGGCTCGCTCAACGCCTTCGTTCAGGCCGCCGAAACCCGCAGCTTCACGGCGGCGGGACGGCAGCTCGGCATATCGTCCTCGGCCGTCGGCAAGGCGGTTGCGCGGCTGGAGCAACGGCTCGGCGTCCGGCTGTTCCATCGCTCGACGCGCACGATCACGCTGACGCCGGAAGGCGCATGTTTCCTCGATCGCTGCCGGCGCATCGTCTTGGAGATCGAGGCGGCCGAGCTGGAGCTGGCGCAGACGCAGGGCGCGCCGCGCGGCAGGCTGCGCGTCAGTCTGCCGTTGGCCAGCATGCTGATGATGCCGGCGCTGAGCGCCTTCATGCGGGCCTATCCCGAGATCGAGCTCGATCTCGACTTCACCGACCGGCTTGTCGACGTCATCGACGAAGGCTTCGATGCCGTGGTGCGCGCGGGCGAGGTCAGCGATTTGCGCCTGATGACCCGCGCCCTGGGCACCTTCCGGCTCAAGCTCGTCGGTTCGCCCGGCTATTTCGCGTCGCGCGGCGTGCCGCGGAAACCCGACGACCTCAGGTCTCACGCCTGTCTGCTGCATCGTTACCCGACCACCGGCAAGTTCGAGCGCTGGCCGCTGCGCCGCGGGGCCAAGGACATCGAGATCGACCTGCCGACGACAGCGGTGGTGAACACGATCGAGCCGCTGATCGCCATGGCCGAGCAGGGGCTCGGCATCGCCTGCCTGCCGGACTTCGCGATTCGTCGCCAGCTCGACGACGGCACGCTTGTCACCGTGCTCGACGATTGCCTGCACCATGCCGGCACGTTCCGGATGCTGTGGCCGTCGAGCCGCTACCTGTCGCCGAAGCTCAGGGTCTTCGTCGACTTCATGGCACAGAACCTGTTCACCGGCTGA
- a CDS encoding Tex family protein, with product MSRQAIPAIIAAEIACRAEQVMATIALLDDGATVPFIARYRKEATGGLDDIQLRTLDERLTYLRDLETRREAVIKSVSEQGKLTPDLEAKFLKVATKAELEDLYLPFRPKRRTRAEIARENGLGPLAERILADRDVDPAVIAAAYLGEKVPDVKAALDGARDIVAETFAENAVTVGQLREHMRRTGVLRAKVVAGKEAEGAKFSDYFDHSEAWSKAPSHRVLAMLRARNEGVITVDLEVDADDPSLVKRSEAIVAETNGVVQAGKAGEFLAAAARWAWRVKLSNQLTGELMNDARERAEEEAIKVFARNLKDLLLAAPAGARATMGLDPGIRTGVKVAVVDGTGRLLETATVYPFQPRNDVHGAIHTLRSLIAKHGVQLVAIGNGTASRETDRLTADVIGNMPEPRPIKVVVSEAGASIYSASAVASAEMPDVDVSLRGAVSIARRLQDPLAELVKIDPKSIGVGQYQHDVDQYRLAKTLDAVVEDAVNAVGVDLNTASAPLLARVSGLGAHIAEAVVAHRDANGPFASRKQIMKVPRLGEKTFQLCAGFLRVPDGTEPLDASAVHPEAYPVVRRIVAACGRDVRSLIGDKAALKGLDPRKFVDESFGLPTVKDIIAELEKPGRDPRPGFKTATFADGVNEIGDLRPGMVLEGTVTNVAAFGAFVDVGVHQDGLVHVSQIADRFVKDPSDIVKAGDVVQVRVIEVDVPRKRISLTMRKDDGGVPARQPEAKARAGGHKRSPTPTGQDGAGAFGAALAEAMRRR from the coding sequence ATGTCGCGCCAAGCCATCCCCGCCATCATCGCCGCCGAGATCGCCTGCCGCGCCGAGCAGGTGATGGCGACGATCGCGCTGCTCGACGACGGTGCGACGGTCCCGTTCATCGCGCGCTACCGCAAGGAGGCGACAGGCGGTCTCGACGACATCCAGCTGCGCACGCTCGATGAGCGGCTGACCTATCTGCGCGACCTCGAGACGCGCCGCGAGGCGGTCATCAAGTCGGTTTCCGAACAGGGCAAGCTGACACCGGACCTGGAGGCCAAATTCCTCAAGGTGGCGACGAAGGCGGAACTCGAGGACCTCTACCTGCCGTTCCGGCCGAAGCGTCGCACCCGGGCGGAAATTGCCCGCGAGAACGGTCTCGGGCCGCTGGCGGAACGCATCCTCGCCGACCGGGACGTGGACCCGGCGGTGATCGCGGCGGCCTATCTCGGAGAAAAGGTCCCGGACGTGAAGGCGGCTCTCGACGGGGCTCGCGACATCGTCGCCGAGACCTTTGCCGAAAACGCCGTCACCGTCGGCCAGCTGCGCGAGCATATGCGACGGACCGGCGTGTTGCGGGCGAAGGTTGTCGCCGGCAAGGAGGCGGAAGGCGCGAAGTTTTCCGACTATTTCGACCATTCGGAGGCCTGGTCCAAGGCACCGAGCCATCGTGTCCTGGCGATGCTCAGGGCACGCAACGAGGGCGTCATCACCGTCGACCTCGAGGTCGATGCCGACGACCCTTCGCTGGTGAAGCGATCCGAGGCGATCGTCGCGGAAACCAACGGGGTCGTGCAGGCAGGCAAGGCGGGCGAATTTCTCGCAGCGGCTGCCCGGTGGGCATGGCGCGTGAAACTGTCCAACCAGCTGACCGGCGAACTCATGAACGACGCGCGCGAGCGCGCCGAAGAGGAGGCCATCAAGGTCTTTGCACGCAACCTCAAGGACCTTCTGCTGGCAGCGCCCGCCGGAGCCCGGGCGACCATGGGCCTGGATCCCGGCATACGGACGGGCGTCAAGGTCGCCGTGGTCGACGGCACCGGCCGCCTGCTCGAAACCGCCACCGTTTACCCGTTCCAGCCGAGGAATGATGTTCACGGGGCGATCCACACGCTGCGCTCGCTGATCGCCAAGCACGGCGTCCAGCTCGTCGCCATCGGCAACGGCACGGCGAGCCGGGAGACCGACAGGCTGACGGCTGATGTCATCGGCAACATGCCGGAGCCGCGACCGATCAAGGTCGTCGTCAGCGAGGCCGGGGCCTCGATCTACTCGGCATCGGCGGTCGCATCGGCCGAGATGCCTGATGTCGACGTATCGCTCCGGGGCGCGGTGTCGATCGCCAGGCGGCTTCAGGATCCGCTGGCCGAACTCGTGAAGATCGACCCGAAGTCGATCGGCGTCGGCCAGTACCAGCACGATGTCGACCAGTACCGCCTCGCCAAGACGCTCGACGCCGTCGTCGAGGATGCCGTGAACGCCGTCGGCGTCGATTTGAACACGGCCTCGGCGCCGCTGCTTGCCCGGGTCTCAGGCCTCGGCGCCCATATCGCGGAAGCGGTGGTTGCCCACCGTGACGCCAATGGTCCCTTCGCCTCGCGCAAACAGATCATGAAAGTGCCCCGCCTCGGCGAGAAAACCTTCCAGCTCTGCGCCGGTTTCCTGAGGGTGCCTGATGGCACGGAGCCGCTGGATGCCTCGGCGGTCCATCCGGAAGCCTATCCCGTGGTTCGGCGCATCGTCGCAGCCTGCGGTCGCGACGTGCGCTCCCTGATCGGCGACAAGGCCGCGCTCAAAGGGCTCGACCCGCGGAAGTTCGTGGACGAGTCTTTCGGCCTGCCGACGGTCAAGGACATTATCGCCGAGCTCGAAAAACCGGGACGCGATCCGCGCCCGGGCTTCAAGACGGCGACCTTCGCTGATGGCGTGAACGAAATAGGCGATCTGAGGCCCGGCATGGTGTTGGAAGGGACGGTGACCAACGTCGCGGCCTTCGGTGCCTTCGTGGATGTCGGCGTGCACCAGGATGGCCTGGTTCACGTCTCCCAGATCGCCGACCGTTTCGTGAAGGACCCGTCCGATATCGTCAAGGCAGGCGACGTGGTTCAGGTGCGGGTCATCGAGGTCGACGTGCCGCGCAAGCGAATTTCGCTGACGATGCGAAAGGATGACGGCGGGGTCCCGGCCCGGCAACCCGAAGCCAAGGCGCGCGCCGGCGGCCATAAGCGTTCGCCGACGCCGACCGGGCAGGATGGAGCCGGTGCCTTCGGAGCGGCTTTGGCGGAGGCCATGCGGAGGCGATAG
- a CDS encoding long-chain-fatty-acid--CoA ligase, with product MLGLMQDWPLLIHKVIDHAGRYHAGRKVISRSVEGPIVETTYADIRTNALRVAKRLTKDGVKLGDRIGTVAWNTWRHLEAWYGITGIGAVYHTLNPRLFPEQIAWIANHAGDRMIMTDLTFVPLLEKLQEHLPLVEKFIVLTDAEHMPQTTLRNAVAYESWISEVDADFTWAAFDENTAAGMCYTSGTTGNPKGVVYSHRSNVLHSMCVNNADMFGLASRDVMMPVVPMFHANGWSLAFTAPMSGTTMVMPGPKMDGASIYELLDTYKVSHSAAVPTVWLMLLQQLEANDQKLPHLKKVVIGGSACPRAVTEKFRDVYDVEVLHAWGMTEMSPLGTVCSLKPEYQGLTGDAWLDVKETTGHPPFGVEMKIVDDSGKELARDGHVFGRLVVRGPAVAREYYRGEGGTILDENGFFDTGDVSTIDPYGYMRIVDRSKDVIKSGGEWISSIDIENIAVGHPDVAEAAVIGIVHPKWDERPLLVIVPKAGRSPTRDSLLAYMEGKIAKWWLPDDVVLVDEIPHTATGKIQKTTLRDRFKDYRLPTA from the coding sequence ATGTTGGGCCTGATGCAGGACTGGCCGCTTCTGATCCATAAGGTCATCGACCATGCCGGGCGCTACCACGCGGGCCGCAAGGTCATTTCCCGCTCGGTCGAGGGGCCGATCGTCGAGACCACTTACGCCGACATCCGCACCAATGCGCTGAGGGTCGCCAAGCGCCTGACCAAGGACGGCGTCAAGCTCGGCGACCGCATCGGCACGGTCGCCTGGAACACCTGGCGGCACCTGGAAGCCTGGTATGGCATCACCGGCATCGGCGCGGTCTATCACACGCTCAACCCGCGGCTGTTCCCGGAACAGATCGCCTGGATCGCCAATCATGCCGGCGACCGCATGATCATGACCGACCTGACCTTCGTACCGCTGCTGGAGAAGCTGCAGGAGCACCTGCCGCTGGTCGAAAAATTCATCGTGCTGACCGATGCCGAGCACATGCCGCAGACCACGCTGCGCAATGCCGTGGCTTATGAGAGCTGGATCAGCGAGGTCGATGCCGATTTCACCTGGGCCGCGTTCGACGAGAACACCGCCGCCGGCATGTGCTACACCTCGGGCACCACGGGAAACCCCAAGGGGGTGGTCTATTCCCATCGGTCCAACGTGCTGCACTCGATGTGCGTCAACAATGCCGACATGTTCGGGCTCGCCTCGCGCGACGTGATGATGCCGGTCGTGCCGATGTTCCACGCCAATGGCTGGTCGCTCGCCTTCACCGCGCCGATGTCGGGCACCACCATGGTCATGCCCGGCCCGAAGATGGACGGCGCCAGCATCTACGAATTGCTCGACACCTATAAGGTAAGCCATTCCGCTGCGGTGCCGACGGTGTGGCTGATGCTGCTGCAGCAGCTCGAAGCCAATGACCAGAAGCTGCCGCACCTGAAGAAGGTGGTCATCGGCGGCTCGGCCTGTCCGCGCGCGGTGACCGAGAAGTTCCGCGACGTCTATGACGTCGAGGTGCTGCATGCCTGGGGCATGACCGAGATGAGCCCGCTCGGCACGGTCTGTTCGCTGAAACCCGAATACCAGGGGCTGACCGGCGACGCCTGGCTCGACGTCAAGGAGACAACCGGACATCCGCCGTTCGGCGTCGAGATGAAGATCGTCGACGACAGCGGCAAGGAACTCGCCCGCGACGGCCATGTCTTCGGCCGCCTCGTTGTCCGCGGCCCCGCGGTCGCGCGCGAATATTACCGTGGCGAGGGTGGCACCATCCTCGACGAGAACGGCTTCTTCGACACCGGCGACGTCTCGACCATCGACCCCTACGGCTATATGCGCATCGTCGACCGGTCGAAGGACGTGATCAAATCGGGCGGCGAATGGATCTCCTCGATCGACATCGAAAACATCGCGGTCGGCCACCCCGACGTCGCGGAAGCCGCGGTGATCGGCATCGTCCATCCGAAATGGGACGAGCGGCCGCTCCTGGTGATCGTGCCGAAAGCCGGCCGGTCGCCGACCCGCGATAGCCTGCTCGCCTATATGGAAGGCAAGATCGCCAAATGGTGGCTGCCCGATGACGTCGTGCTGGTCGACGAGATCCCGCACACCGCCACCGGGAAGATCCAGAAGACGACGCTGCGCGACCGGTTCAAGGACTACAGGCTGCCGACGGCCTGA
- a CDS encoding MFS transporter, producing the protein MTSTTTTDGGAKACKNRHCSADPARANRLPLAGLLALAMASFITVLTEALPAGLLPQMSTGLGLSEALIGQLVTVYALGTLVSAIPLTAATRGWRRRPLLIIAIGGFAIVNTVTAVSTSYALTLGARFLAGVFAGLLWALVAGYAGRMVPDHLKGRAIAVAMVGIPLALSLGIPAGTFLGAAVGWRVTFGIMSGLTLILIGWVLTTVPDFPGQAADKRLPIGKVFRLPGIRPVLFVTLAFVLAHNILYTYIAPFLVPAGLTDRVDIVLLIFGVAALAAIWIVGILIDRWLRELVLVSTALFAFAALALGLGGAAPAALYVAVGVWGLGYGGAATLFQTASAKTAGDAADVAQSMIVTVWNIAIAGGGLIGGILLETLGVRSFPWALVALLAATLMVAWSARTHGFPGEDPG; encoded by the coding sequence ATGACCTCAACGACCACGACCGACGGCGGCGCGAAGGCCTGCAAGAACCGGCACTGTTCGGCGGATCCAGCGCGGGCAAACCGCCTTCCCTTGGCCGGCTTGCTCGCCTTGGCGATGGCGAGCTTCATCACCGTGCTCACCGAGGCGCTGCCGGCAGGCCTGCTGCCGCAAATGAGCACCGGTCTTGGCCTATCGGAGGCGCTGATCGGCCAGCTTGTCACGGTCTACGCCCTTGGCACCCTGGTCTCGGCCATCCCGCTGACCGCGGCAACACGGGGCTGGCGGCGGCGCCCGCTGCTCATCATCGCGATCGGCGGCTTCGCGATCGTGAATACGGTGACCGCGGTATCGACCAGCTATGCCCTGACCCTTGGCGCCAGGTTCCTTGCCGGCGTGTTCGCCGGGCTCCTGTGGGCGCTCGTCGCCGGTTATGCCGGCCGCATGGTGCCGGACCATCTCAAGGGCCGCGCCATCGCGGTTGCCATGGTCGGCATCCCGCTCGCCCTGTCGCTCGGCATTCCCGCCGGCACCTTCCTCGGCGCTGCCGTCGGCTGGCGCGTCACCTTCGGCATCATGAGCGGCCTCACCCTCATCCTGATCGGCTGGGTTCTCACCACGGTTCCCGACTTTCCCGGCCAGGCGGCGGACAAGCGCCTGCCGATCGGCAAGGTGTTCAGGTTGCCGGGCATCCGCCCGGTGCTGTTCGTCACGCTGGCCTTCGTGCTCGCGCACAACATTCTCTACACCTATATCGCGCCCTTCCTGGTTCCGGCCGGCCTCACCGACAGGGTCGACATCGTCCTGCTGATCTTCGGCGTCGCGGCACTGGCCGCCATCTGGATCGTCGGGATCCTGATCGACCGCTGGCTGCGCGAACTGGTGCTGGTCAGCACTGCCCTGTTCGCATTCGCCGCGCTGGCGCTTGGCCTCGGCGGCGCGGCTCCGGCCGCCCTCTATGTCGCTGTCGGTGTCTGGGGTCTTGGTTACGGCGGCGCGGCAACGCTGTTCCAGACGGCCTCCGCCAAGACCGCGGGCGACGCCGCCGATGTCGCGCAATCGATGATCGTCACCGTCTGGAACATCGCGATCGCCGGCGGCGGGCTGATCGGCGGCATCCTCTTGGAAACCCTGGGTGTCCGGTCATTCCCCTGGGCGCTCGTCGCCCTGCTGGCCGCGACACTGATGGTCGCGTGGTCGGCGAGGACTCACGGGTTTCCGGGCGAAGATCCCGGATGA